In Suricata suricatta isolate VVHF042 chromosome 14, meerkat_22Aug2017_6uvM2_HiC, whole genome shotgun sequence, one DNA window encodes the following:
- the CNDP1 gene encoding beta-Ala-His dipeptidase isoform X1: MDPKLRRMVCSLLAYLVLLEGGMFSPSSPPSGLLGKVFQYIDLHQNEFVQILKEWVAVESDSVQPVPRLRQELFRMMALAMDKLRGLGASVDSVDAGFQQLPDGQTLPVPPIILAELGSDPKKPTVCFYGHLDVQPARQEDGWLTDPYTLTEVDGKLYGRGATDNKGPVLAWINAVSTFRALGEDLPVNVKFIIEGMEEAGSVALEEMVGREKDRFFSNVDYVVISDNLWISGGKPALTYGTRGNSYFRVEVKCRDQDFHSGTFGGILHEPMADLVALLGSLVDSSGHILIPGIYDQVAPLTEEERKMYEAIDLDLEEYRNSSHVKKFLFDTKEEILMHLWRYPSLSIHGIEGAFDEPGAKTVIPGRVIGKFSIRLVPHMNTSVVEKQVKQHLEYIFSKRKSSNQMTVSMTLGLQPWMANTKDKQYLAATRAVRTVFGTEPDMTRDGSTIPIARIFQDIIQKSVMMLPLGAVDDGEHAQNEKINRWNYIEGSKLFAAFFLEMAKLHL, translated from the exons GTGTGCTCGCTCCTGGCTTACCTGGTGCTGCTCGAGGGGGGCATGTTCTCGCCGTCCTCACCACCCTCCGGGCTGCTCGGGAAGGTCTTCCAGTACATCGATCTCCACCAGAATGAGTTTGTGCAG ATCCTTAAAGAGTGGGTGGCTGTTGAGAGCGACTCGGTCCAGCCCGTGCCCCGCCTCAGACAAGAGCTCTTCCGAATGATGGCCCTGGCCATGGACAAGCTCCGGGGCCTGGGTGCCAGCGTGGACTCCGTGGACGCGGGTTTTCAGCAG CTGCCTGACGGTCAGACTCTCCCAGTACCTCCCATCATCCTGGCCGAACTGGGAAGTGATCCAAAGAAACCCACTGTGTGCTTCTACGGCCACTTGGACGTGCAGCCTGCCAGACAGGAAGATGGGTGGCTCACGGACCCGTACACGCTGACGGAAGTGGACG gaaagctttATGGACGAGGAGCAACAGACAACAAAGGCCCTGTTTTGGCATGGATTAACGCCGTGAGCACCTTCAGAGCCCTGGGGGAA GATCTCCCCGTGAATGTCAAGTTCATCATTGAAGGGATGGAAGAAGCCGGTTCGGTTGCCCTAGAGGAAATGGtcgggagagagaaggacaggttCTTTTCCAACGTCGACTACGTCGTGATTTCTGACAACCTGTGGATCAGCGGGGGGAAGCCGGCCCTCACCTACGGCACTCGAGGGAACAGCTACTTCCGGGTGGAG GTGAAGTGCAGAGATCAAGATTTTCATTCCGGAACCTTTGGTGGTATTCTCCACGAACCAATGGCTGATTTGGTCGCACTTCTTG GCAGCCTGGTGGACTCATCTGGCCATATTCTGATCCCTGGAATCTATGACCAAGTGGCCCCTCTtactgaagaggagagaaaaatgtacGAAGCCATCGATCTGGACCTGGAAGAATACCGGAATAGCAGCCACGTTAAGAAGTTTCTGTTTGACACCAAG gaGGAAATTCTAATGCACCTGTGGAGGTACCCATCGCTGTCAATCCATGGGATAGAGGGTGCGTTTGATGAGCCTGGAGCTAAAACCGTCATCCCTGGCCGAGTTATTGGAAAATTTTCAATCCGTCTGGTTCCTCACATGAATACATCTGTGGTGGAAAAACAG GTGAAGCAGCATCTTGAATATATATTCTCCAAAAGAAAGAGCTCCAACCAGATGACCGTTTCTATGACGCTGGGACTACAGCCGTGGATGGCGAACACTAAAGATAAACAGTACCTCGCGGCAACGAGAGCCGTCAGAACCG TGTTTGGAACAGAGCCAGACATGACCCGGGATGGCTCAACCATACCGATTGCCAGAATATTCCAGGATATCATCCAGAAGAGTGTGATGATGCTCCCACTGGGCGCCGTTGATGATGGGGAACATGCTCAGAATGAGAAAATCAACAG gtGGAACTACATAGAGGGATCCAAGTTGTTTGCTGCCTTTTTCCTAGAGATGGCTAAGCTGCATTTGTAA
- the CNDP1 gene encoding beta-Ala-His dipeptidase isoform X2, which yields MFSPSSPPSGLLGKVFQYIDLHQNEFVQILKEWVAVESDSVQPVPRLRQELFRMMALAMDKLRGLGASVDSVDAGFQQLPDGQTLPVPPIILAELGSDPKKPTVCFYGHLDVQPARQEDGWLTDPYTLTEVDGKLYGRGATDNKGPVLAWINAVSTFRALGEDLPVNVKFIIEGMEEAGSVALEEMVGREKDRFFSNVDYVVISDNLWISGGKPALTYGTRGNSYFRVEVKCRDQDFHSGTFGGILHEPMADLVALLGSLVDSSGHILIPGIYDQVAPLTEEERKMYEAIDLDLEEYRNSSHVKKFLFDTKEEILMHLWRYPSLSIHGIEGAFDEPGAKTVIPGRVIGKFSIRLVPHMNTSVVEKQVKQHLEYIFSKRKSSNQMTVSMTLGLQPWMANTKDKQYLAATRAVRTVFGTEPDMTRDGSTIPIARIFQDIIQKSVMMLPLGAVDDGEHAQNEKINRWNYIEGSKLFAAFFLEMAKLHL from the exons ATGTTCTCGCCGTCCTCACCACCCTCCGGGCTGCTCGGGAAGGTCTTCCAGTACATCGATCTCCACCAGAATGAGTTTGTGCAG ATCCTTAAAGAGTGGGTGGCTGTTGAGAGCGACTCGGTCCAGCCCGTGCCCCGCCTCAGACAAGAGCTCTTCCGAATGATGGCCCTGGCCATGGACAAGCTCCGGGGCCTGGGTGCCAGCGTGGACTCCGTGGACGCGGGTTTTCAGCAG CTGCCTGACGGTCAGACTCTCCCAGTACCTCCCATCATCCTGGCCGAACTGGGAAGTGATCCAAAGAAACCCACTGTGTGCTTCTACGGCCACTTGGACGTGCAGCCTGCCAGACAGGAAGATGGGTGGCTCACGGACCCGTACACGCTGACGGAAGTGGACG gaaagctttATGGACGAGGAGCAACAGACAACAAAGGCCCTGTTTTGGCATGGATTAACGCCGTGAGCACCTTCAGAGCCCTGGGGGAA GATCTCCCCGTGAATGTCAAGTTCATCATTGAAGGGATGGAAGAAGCCGGTTCGGTTGCCCTAGAGGAAATGGtcgggagagagaaggacaggttCTTTTCCAACGTCGACTACGTCGTGATTTCTGACAACCTGTGGATCAGCGGGGGGAAGCCGGCCCTCACCTACGGCACTCGAGGGAACAGCTACTTCCGGGTGGAG GTGAAGTGCAGAGATCAAGATTTTCATTCCGGAACCTTTGGTGGTATTCTCCACGAACCAATGGCTGATTTGGTCGCACTTCTTG GCAGCCTGGTGGACTCATCTGGCCATATTCTGATCCCTGGAATCTATGACCAAGTGGCCCCTCTtactgaagaggagagaaaaatgtacGAAGCCATCGATCTGGACCTGGAAGAATACCGGAATAGCAGCCACGTTAAGAAGTTTCTGTTTGACACCAAG gaGGAAATTCTAATGCACCTGTGGAGGTACCCATCGCTGTCAATCCATGGGATAGAGGGTGCGTTTGATGAGCCTGGAGCTAAAACCGTCATCCCTGGCCGAGTTATTGGAAAATTTTCAATCCGTCTGGTTCCTCACATGAATACATCTGTGGTGGAAAAACAG GTGAAGCAGCATCTTGAATATATATTCTCCAAAAGAAAGAGCTCCAACCAGATGACCGTTTCTATGACGCTGGGACTACAGCCGTGGATGGCGAACACTAAAGATAAACAGTACCTCGCGGCAACGAGAGCCGTCAGAACCG TGTTTGGAACAGAGCCAGACATGACCCGGGATGGCTCAACCATACCGATTGCCAGAATATTCCAGGATATCATCCAGAAGAGTGTGATGATGCTCCCACTGGGCGCCGTTGATGATGGGGAACATGCTCAGAATGAGAAAATCAACAG gtGGAACTACATAGAGGGATCCAAGTTGTTTGCTGCCTTTTTCCTAGAGATGGCTAAGCTGCATTTGTAA